In Silene latifolia isolate original U9 population chromosome X, ASM4854445v1, whole genome shotgun sequence, the following proteins share a genomic window:
- the LOC141617278 gene encoding protein FAR1-RELATED SEQUENCE 5-like, whose amino-acid sequence MKETNVSKEETRTSTTTEKARTVQIGDQRDDKQLGSKQIIGSNDILSSMGSRSSSNVITNEGQMVEVIASQSISEISALNIDVPEIVQDNVVDEAEVIEEAEPVIGMVFDTLELGIAFYEAYGKECGFVTRKGSQKNKHGVTTHKTCLCNKAGECEAKGKKHRRQRTRVGCLARINFKRIANGKYQIYGFVEGHNHMPATPLTMVHLTQTRELNIVHKKMIVDNSKVNKGPVMTYRMFKEYVRGYQNVGASLEDFKNFSRDIKKFLSEGDAQMLIEHFMKIKRMCPSFYFDFEVDEKGRLSHVFWADPISIKNYLLFGDMTSFDTTFRKNKYRMIFAPFTRVDHHKRCVTFGAGLLINESKESFAWLFTKFLEAMGGRYPLCIITDEDLGIEGGLKKVFKDKVQHRYCMWHILKKLPEKVEPVICRETEFLKEINSCVWGEDVEPAEFEERWTAIVEAHGLSDNEWLQEKYGIRQFWIPAYFRDLLLGGLMRTTSRSESENHFFSNFTNPNLTLVEFWMRFETAMDTQRWAQSKLIAQSKYSFLDLATPLNLEKHAAETYTPRIFEEFKSPVNCDELLTILREFKERVLAETTSSVADDGGNSSIEKKRDKNAEIGMLLGTSVPSKITILPPRQCKNKGSGKRMISQRERAGEVNKKPLRRCKACGQMTNHDSRNCDRPKDH is encoded by the exons ATGAAGGAAACAAACGTTTCGAAAGAGGAGACACGTACATCTACCACCACCGAGAAGGCGAGAACTGTACAAATTGGTGACCAAAGGGATGATAAACAACTAGGATCTAAGCAAATAATAGGAAG CAATGACATTCTTAGTTCAATGGGGTCGCGTAGTTCTTCTAATGTCATTACAaatgaaggacaaatggttgaagTTATTGCATCTCAATCCATATCTGAAATATCTGCCCTTAATATTGATGTTCCTGAAATCGTACAAG ATAACGTAGTAGACGAGGCAGAGGTAATAGAGGAGGCAGAG CCTGTTATTGGTATGGTCTTTGATACACTTGAACTCGGTATTGCCTTTTATGAAGCATATGGAAAAGAATGTGGATTTGTGACTAGAAAAGGCTCACAAAAGAATAAACATGGTGTCACTACACATAAAACTTGTTTGTGTAATAAGGCTGGAGAATGTGAAGCCAAAGGCAAAAaacaccgtaggcaaaggactaggGTAGGTTGCCTTGCTAGGATTAACTTTAAACGAATTGCTAACGGTAAATACCAAATTTATGGTTTTGTTGAAGGGCATAATCATATGCCAGCTACACCATTAACAATGGTACATCTGACGCAAACGAGAGAATTGAATATAGTTCATAAAAAAATGATAGTTGACAACTCAAAGGTTAACAAAGGTCCAGTTATGACCTATAGGATGTTTAAGGAGTATGTCAGAGGTTATCAGAATGTGGGTGCTTCATTGGAAGACTTTAAAAACTTTTCAAGGGATATCAAAAAGTTCTTGTCAGAAGGGGATGCTCAAATGCTTATTGagcattttatgaaaataaaaagaATGTGTCCATCCTTTTACTTTGACTTTGAGGTAGATGAGAAAGGTAGATTGTCACATGTTTTCTGGGCTGACCCTATTAGTATAAAAAATTATTTGCTATTTGGAGATATGACATCCTTTGACACTACCTTTAGGAAAAATAAGTATAGAATGATATTCGCCCCTTTCACAAGGGTGGATCATCATAAGAGATGTGTGACCTTTGGGGCTGGGCTTCTTATTAATGAGAGCAAGGAGTCATTTGCTTGGTTATTTACAAAATTCCTAGAAGCTATGGGGGGTCGTTATCCTTTGTGTATAATAACTGACGAAGATTTGGGGATAGAAGGAGGACTTAAGAAAGTCTTTAAAGATAAAGTGCAACatagatattgcatgtggcacatattGAAGAAGTTGCCAGAGAAGGTAGAGCCTGTTATATGTAGAGAAACTGAGTTTTTGAAAGAGATAAACTCATGTGTTTGGGGCGAAGATGTGGAGCCTGCTGAATTTGAGGAAAGATGGACAGCCATTGTGGAAGCTCATGGGTTGTCGGATAATGAGTGGCTTCAGGAAAAGTATGGCATTAGACAATTTTGGATTCCAGCTTACTTTCGTGACTTGTTATTAGGAGGGTTGATGAGAACCACCTCGAGGTCCGAGTCAGAAAATCATTTTTTTAGCAATTTCACTAATCCAAATTTAACCCTTGTTGAATTTTGGATGCGCTTTGAGACTGCAATGGATACACAacgatgggctcaatcaaaactGATTGCACAATCTAAGTACTCGTTTCTCGACTTGGCTACTCCTCTAAACCTGGAAAAGCATGCGGCAGAAACCTACACTCCGAGAATTTTCGAGGAGTTCAAA AGTCCTGTAAATTGTGATGAGTTACTAACCATTTTACGCGAGTTCAAGGAAAGGGTACTTGCAGAAACAACAAGTAGTGTCGCTGATGATGGTGGTAATAGTAGTATTGAAAAGAAAAGGGACAAAAATGCGGAAATTGGAATGCTCTTGGGTACAAGTGTGCCTAGCAAAATTACAATTTTGCCGCCAAGACAATGCAAAAACAAAGGCTCGGGAAAAAGAATGATTTCACAAAGAGAAAGAGCAGGGGAAGTCAATAAGAAACCACTAAGAAGATGCAAGGCTTGTGGGCAGATGACGAACCACGATAGCAGGAATTGTGACCGACCAAAGGATCACTGA